The Colwellia sp. M166 genome segment TGACCATGTGCAAAGCTATTGGCAATCGCCGACCATGGTGACCTCGGCAGGTAAAAGTGCAGTCGCGATGTTTGATGCAATCGAACAAGGTGAAATCAAGGCCGTCTGGATCATGGCGACAAATCCTATGGTGAGCTTACCAGAGCGTGATAAAATCAAGCGCGCGCTAAGCCAATGTCCATTGGTGGTAGTTTCTGATTGTGTTAGTGATAATGACACGTTAGCACTTGCTGATATTAAATTACCAGCCACGCCTTGGTTAGAAAAAAATGGCACTGTGACTAACTCCGAGCGTCGTATTTCTCGACAAAGATCGGTGCAAGCACCGAAGGGTCAAGCTCGCCATGATTGGCAAATTATAGCTGATGTTGCAAAGAGTATGGGATTTTCAGGCTTTGACTATCAGCATGTTAGCGATGTATTCACTGAGTTTGCCGGCCTAACTGCCGTCAATCAACAGTCAAATCGTATTTTTGATATTTCCGGCTTAGCGAGTTTATCTCCTGAGGCATACGATAAGCTCAGACCGATGCAATGGCCAATCAATCGTGACTATCCAGCAGGGTGTTCACAAGTGTTTGAAAATGGATGTTTTGCTACTAAGAGCCAAAAAGCACAGCTCTTTGCTGTTACGCCCCAATTCTCCGCACTAGCAACCGATAAAGACTTCCCTTTTAGCTTAAATAGCGGTCGTTTACGAGATCACTGGCATAGTATGACGCGCACAGGTTTAGCATCAGAATTAACTCAACATACCACTAAGCCGTATTTATACCTTAACCCACGTGATCTCACCGCACTTGATGTCATGGAAAATGACATCGTAGCGATACACTCAGTTTGCTCTGGAAATGAACCTGTTTTACTGCAAATTCAGGCGGATGAGGGCATACGTGATAACGAGTGTTTTATGCCGATCCATTGGAATGAACAATTTGCTTCTCATGCTAATGCTAGCCGTTTGTATCCAAGTATTGTTGACGCTATATCTGGGCAACCGGAAAGTAAACAAGTGCCGATAGCAATTAAGAGCACTCAGTTCAAGCAGTTTATTGAATGTCATCTTGATGATGCACTTTTAGCTCAGGTTGATGTTAAGTCAAGATTGCACAATATGGATTTCTGGCTAAAAAATAAGACCAATTATGGTATGCAATTAAGCCTGGCGAATAAGGCCCCAATAACTGATTTAATGTTATGGTGTCAGCAATTGATTAGCGAGAAAATTGACGGTAAAACAGCTACGACAAAAGCCGCGGCGCCGACATTGTCGTTAAATCTAGAGTGGTTGAGTTTTGGTGATGCCGCAACCCAGTACATTATTTTGTTAGCGGATAAAAAATTGCTATTTGCTTGTTATGTTTCAACGCAATGGCCTGAATTTGAAAATGCTTGGTTTCAGCACTTGTTTAGCAAAGAGACTTTAGATTTTAGTGATATACAGGCGTTGTTGATTGGTCAAGCAAGCAGTGAGTTTAGTCTAGGTAAGCAAGTTTGTTCCTGCTTTAATGTTGCACAAAACACCATTGTTGACGCGATAAAGGCAGGAGCGACGACCGTTGAACAATTGGGGGAAAGCTTAAAATGTGGTACTAATTGTGGCTCTTGTAAGCCTGAACTTGCTAATATGATAACGCAGCATAGTCGTCATGCTGGACTTGAGATAGCAACAATGTTGCAGTAATTTAACTGACACTACATTGGTGTCATCAGCTGTATGATGACAAAATATGTGGGTAATAAAAAAGCACCCTAGGGTGCTTTTTTCATGCTGTGCAGAAATTTGCTAAATTTGATTAGGCATCAAACATGGCAGAAATTGATTCTTCGTTACAAACACGACGAATCGCTTCTGACAACATGCCACTTAAGGTAAGTTGACGAACTTTCCCTAGTGCTTTAATTTCATCAGATAATGGAATTGAGTCAGTGACTACCACTTCATCAATAACTGAGTTTTTCAAGTTTTCAGCAGCATTACCAGAAAGGACCGGATGAGTAGCATAAGCAAATACGCGTTTAGCACCGTGTTCTTTTAAAGCTTCAGCAGCTTTTGCCAACGTGCCACCGGTATCAATCATGTCATCAACGATGAAACAGTCGCGACCTTTAACATCACCAATAATATGCATAACTTGAGCTACGTTCGCTTTAGGGCGACGTTTATCGATAATCGCAAGGTCAGCATCATCTAATAATTTAGCGACGGCACGCGCACGTACAACACCACCAATATCAGGAGAAACCACCACAGGATTTTCAATGTTACGCTCTAACATATCTTCAAGTAAGATAGGTGTACCAAAAACGTTATCTACTGGTACATCAAAAAAGCCTTGAATTTGCTCTGCGTGTAAATCAACCGTTAAGACACGGTCAACACCTACACTTGATAAGAAGTCAGCAACAACCTTCGCAGTGATTGGCACACGAGCGCTGCGTACACGACGGTCTTGACGCGCATAACCAAAATAAGGCATAACGGCAGTAATACGTCCGGCTGATGCACGACGTAGCGCATCAATCATCACGATTAGTTCCATTAAATTATCGTTAGTAGGGGCACAGGTTGATTGAATAATAAAAACATCGGCACCACGCACGTTTTCAGTAATTTCAACACTAATTTCACCATCACTAAAACTACCAATTTTGGCTTCGCCTAAGGTGATGTATAAGCGATTAGCTATTTGTTTGGCCAGTTCAGGGGTGGCGTTACCCGCAAAAATCTTCATGTCAGGCACTGTCAGTTCCTCAGAAATTTTTGACATCTAAATTACGATACTGAATTAAACGGTAAGTTAAATATCAGCAAATTATTTTATTTTTGCCAGTTTTAATGGCATATATATGAAATTTCATCCGAACTTAATTTTCGTTTACTGCCGCAATTGCAGCATGTAAGGGCGATTGATTGAGTCCTTCTGCTACGAATGACTCTATGCCGTTTGGCAGTAAAGATTGTACGTAGCACGCGTCTTGTTTAGAGCTAAAACGTGAAAATATGCACGCACCAGTTCCAGTCATTTGGGACGGCGCGTATTCTACCAACCAAGCCAGTAGTTTGGCAACCTCGGGGTAGTGTTTTATTACCCAAGTTTGACAATCATTATGATAATTTTCGATATCGGCATCGTTGTAACGTATAGCGGGTGTGTCACGGGTTAAATCTTTGGCAGTGAAAACATTTTGTGTAGAAATACTGCAATTAGGTTTAGCAACTAAATACCAATAAGTTTTTGGTGAAGCCGGGGTAAGTTGTTCGCCAATTCCTTGAGCAAAGGCAGCAAAACCATGGACAAAAATAGGTACGTCAGCACCTAAGGTAATGCCTAGCTCTGCAAGCTCAACAACCGTAAGTTGGGTCTGCCAAAGTGCATTGAGTGCTAATAATATTGTTGCAGCATTTGATGAACCGCCACCTAAGCCACCACCCATAGGGAGTAATTTTTCTAGCTTAATTTCTACGCCTTGCTGACATTGGCTATGGTCTTGTAAAAGTAAGGCCGCTTTGACGATTAAATTATCGCTATTCTCGACCCCCGGGATTGGCGTTAATAACGTTATTGTTTTATCTTTGGTGACTTTTAAATCTAGGGTGTCATGATAGTCAAGAAATTGAAAAACGGTTTCTAGCTGGTGGTAACCATTGTCCATTCTACCAACGATATGTAAGAACAAGTTCAGTTTTGCTGGTGAAGGAAATGAATGAAATACGTGTTTATTCAAAACGGCCTCGTTAAATTTTCCATGAATGAATGGCTATTTTTATCCGTAAATCGCCTTGCGTGATCGTCAGTTGCTTAGCCAATTGATATTGACCAATATGGTGATATTTACTGTATTTAATTAGCCATTCTTTATTGTTATAGAAACTGGTTAAAGACTCAGGTAGTTGAGTGGTTTTATGATATGTCAGTTGATCGGTCGGTAAAAATGCAATGCCTTTTAACCAATGGCTCATCGCACGTGTCGGTAAATCCAAGCCGGTTAATGAATAGATCAAATAGTCTAAGTCTTGAGTCTGGTAATGTTCGCCATCAACTTCTAAGGTGAAGTTGTCTTGTTGTTGGTTAAGTTCTAAAACTTTAATACCAAACAAGGTGGATAAATTTAATGATTCTGTTTTTTTAGCTTCGTTTTTTTGCCAATGCAGTGTTGCACTTTGGCGTGCTTGATTATTGATAAAAGCGATTTTGCCATTAATGGTCCAGCGCGTAAGTAGTGATATTTGTTTATTACGGCTGTCAATATCTTGTTTTGCTTTATTGTTTTCTACTGGCCTGTCGCTAATGCTACTACAAGCACTTAGTATACTGGCAAAAAATAGAACAATGAGAGACTTGCTGAGCATAGCATTCCTGAGTAATTACATTAAAAAGCTGACTTCACGAATGAAAATAATAACAAATAACCAAAACATATAGCTAATCATTCACTCGGCGCTTTCAATTTAATGTGATATTTCGTAAAATTATCGCGATTTTTTGTCACAGATCATAGGTTTTTTTCATTGTCTGGCTGATAATAGAGCTAACCCGTCATTAACTGCGTATAATATACGTAAATAAACTGGGTTATTCGCAGCAGACTTTGCCTGCCATTTAAATTTTTTGGATTTAATATACTCATATGTCAATAGTTGCAGTAGGTATCAATCATAAAACCGCTCCGGTTGCCGTTAGGGAAAAAATATCTTTTAACCCTGATAACCTGAGTATGGCTTTGCAAGAGCTATTAGATTCAGCCGACTGCAAAGAAGCCGCGATTTTATCTACCTGTAATAGAACCGAACTTTATATAGTGCAAGAAGGCGATGTAAGGTTAACGCAAGAGCGTGTCGTGCGTTGGTTAGAGCAGCATCATAATGTACCTGCATCAATCATTACCCCAAGTTTATATTGGCATCAAGATCAACAAGCAGTAAATCACATGATGCGTGTGGCTTGTGGCCTAGATTCATTAGTACTTGGCGAGCCGCAAATTCTAGGACAAATGAAGCAAGCTTATAATCAAGCAAAAGCGGCTGGTTCTATGGCCTTGGTGATGGATCGACTTTTTCAACGAACTTTTGGTGTTGCTAAACAAGTTAGAACCGATACCGAAATAGGTGCAAGTGCTGTTTCAGTTGCTTTCGCAGCCGTTAATCTTGCAAAACATATTTTCGCCAGTTTGGATAAAGCCCGCGTTCTACTCGTTGGAGCAGGAGAAACTATTGAGTTGGTTGCTAAACATTTATACGAAAATAATGTTGGTCATATTACTGTCGCTAACCGTACTATAAGTCGTGCGGAGAATATGGCGAAGCAATTTGGTGCTGATGTTATCACTCTAGCGCAAATTCCAGAAATGATGGCTAATGCCGACATCGTGATCAGCTCGACCGGTAGTACTTTGCCTATTATCGGCAAAGGTATGGTGGAGAAAGCCTTAACGAAAAGAAAGCATCGCCCAATGTTTATGGTTGATTTAGCGGTTCCGCGAGATATTGAAGAGCAAGTTTCTGATCTTGAAGATGTTTTTCTATATACCGTTGATGACCTGCAAAACATTATTGCCAAAAATCTCGATAATCGTCGTAAAGAAGCGGTATTAGCTGAAGGCATCGTTTCTGAGCAATCAACGAGTTTTATGTCATGGCTACGAGGCTTAAATACTCAGGATACGGTGATTTCTTACCGTAAACAGTGTCTAGAAAATCGTGATTTATTGCTCGAAAAAGCGATGCAACAATTAGCAGCAAATAAAAAGCCTGAAGCTGTCATCGCTGAACTTGCTACTAAATTAACCAATAAATTTATGCATGCCCCGACCAGTGCCATTCAATCAGCGGCACAAGGTGGTCAGTTAGATAGACTCGTTTACTTGCGTGATATTTTCGACATTGATCACCAAGCATAGTGAGGATAAAAATTAACCATCTGTATCAATAACTCTTCCGTTTTATCAAGCCTGTATATGGATCTGCCTAGCTAACCAGCCGTCCTTAACCTGTCCATGACTTGTCTATCTTGCGGTTATTTAATGTTGTTCCGCACGACTTTAGAGGCATGAATCTACGTCTCTAAAGCTTTTAATTTGCCTGCTGTGAGTAATTATTTATTCCATTTGCTATAAACTACTGCTAATTATCAGCCGAGTCGAATATAATGCGCGGGTAATTCATCAATTATTGACTATATAAGATCATTTAATGAATAAATCTGTTTACCAAAAACTTGAAATACTTGTCGAACGCTTTGAAGAAGTGCAAGCGTTGCTTTCTGATCCTGAAACCATTTCTGATCAAGAAAAGTTCCAAGCTTTATCGAAAGAATTCTCACAATTAGAAGTGGTCACTTCAGCCTTTCATGCTTATCAAGAAGCTGAAAGTGATTTTGCTACCGCTGAAGAAATGCTTAAAGATGATGATCCTGATATGCGTGAAATGGCGCAAGAAGAATTCAAAGAAGCCAAAAAAGCCGTAGAGAATATGACTGCAGAGCTACAGATATTGCTCTTGCCTCGTGATCCGAAAGACGATAATAACTGTTTCGTTGAAATTCGTGCTGGTGCTGGCGGTGATGAAGCGGCTATTTTTGCTGGTGATTTATTCCGTATGTATAGCCGTTATGCTGAAAAGCAAGGTTGGAAAATTGAATTGATGAATTCCAATGAGAGTGAGCAGGGCGGTTTTAAAGAGATAGTTGCTAAAATTAACGGTGCGGGTGTTTATGGTCAGATGAAATATGAGTCTGGCGGTCATCGAGTACAACGTGTACCAGAAACTGAATCACAAGGGCGAGTTCATACCTCAGCTTGTACTGTGGTTGTTATGCCTGAAATTCCAGAATCACAAGCCATCGAAATTAATAAAGCGGATTTAAAAGTGGATACTTTCCGTGCTTCAGGCGCTGGTGGTCAGCATGTTAACAAAACTGATTCCGCCATTCGTATTACTCATATCCCAAGTGGTGTGGTGGTTGAATGTCAAGATCAGCGTTCGCAACATAAGAACCGTGCACAAGCGATGTCAGTATTGCAAGCACGCTTACAACAAGCTGAAGATGAAAAGCGTCGAAGTGCTGAAGAGTCTTCACGACGTAATTTGGTGGCTAGTGGTGATCGCTCTGAGCGTATTCGTACCTATAATTTCCCACAAGGACGGATGAGTGATCATCGTATTAACTTAACGCTTTATCGTTTGAATGAAATTATGGAAGGTAATTTACATTTGGTACTTGAGCCTATTATGCAAGAGAGTCAGGCTGATTTATTAGCAGAGTTATCTGAGCAACATTAGTGTCTGAACCTGCCGTAACACCATTACTATCATTTGAAAAATTATCATCGCTGACCATTGCTAAGTTAATTGCTTTTGGTCAGCAATTTCTGCTGCCTCATTCTGACAGCGCGAAGTTAGACACTGAAATTTTACTTTGCTTTGTGATGAATAAGTCAGCAAGTTTCTTATTAACTTGGCCAGAGCATAAGTTAACACCGCAGCAATCACAGCAATTTTCGGCGTTAATACAACGCCGAGCTCAAGGCGAACCCATTGCTTACATCGTCAAAATACGTGAGTTTTGGTCATTGCCACTGCAAGTTTCACCTGCTACCTTAATTCCGCGTCCAGATACTGAAGTATTAGTTGAACTGGTATTAAGTCATCATCAAGATCAGATTATTCGCTGTTTAGATTTAGGTACCGGCACAGGCGCTATTGCTTTGGCGTTAGCGTCTGAACATCCTCAATGGCAGATAGAGGCGGTAGATTATAGTCATGAGGCGGTAGCGCTTGCCAAGCGCAATGCTGATAACTTGAATTTAACTCAGGTGAATATTTATCAAAGTGATTGGTTTAGTCAAGTATCTGGTGAAAAATGCTTTGATGTTATTGTCAGTAACCCACCGTATATCGATGAAAATGATCATCACCTTAATGAGGGCGATGTTCAGTTTGAGCCAAAAACGGCTCTGGTTGCACTCGATAATGGTTTAGCTGATATTAAAATAATTGCCCGCCAGGCGCTTAAATTTTTAAAGCTCGGTGGATTCTTGTATATTGAGCACGGTTTTGAACAAAGTCATGCTGTGCAAGCCATTTTAACCGATTTAGCTTATAGCGAAATTCAAACAATAAAAGATTATAGTGATAACGACCGAGTTACTTGGGCTTGTTATTCAATTTAAATAACCGTAATACCAATAATAATTTAATGGAGTTTATCGTGCTTAAACATTTACACATGACCGTTGCTGCGATCAGTATTTTGCTTTTTACTTTTCGTTTTGCTTTAACTTTAGTTAATTCAGAAAAATTAACATTGAAATGGTTGAAAATTGCCCCACATATTGTCGATACCTTATTGCTTGGCCTTGGTATTGCTTTATCGATTAAGTTAGCGATAAACCCTGCTGAGCAATTATGGCTAGCTGAAAAATTATTTGCTGTTGTTGCGTATATTTTCACCGGTTATTACACCTTGAAATTAGCGCGTAACCGTACCATGCAAATTATTGGCTTTTTGGGTGCTATGGGCTGGATCATGTTAATTGTCCGTATCGCTATGAGTAAAGAAACGGTATTTTTTGCCGGTTTGTAGTAGAAATTAAAGATTTAATATTAATAGAGTATTCATGAACGATCTGTTGTTGTCAGAAATAAAGTCTGAAAAAAATGAGTTATTACAAACTTTTTTATTAGTAGAAGAGTATATTTTTGGTAAAGCAACCGATACCCAAAGTGAACTGGACGATCTGGTGGCATATTGCCAAGCTGAAACTGACGAAGTTCCAGAGCCTGTAGAACGCGCAGAAGTGTTAATTAATGCTTTGTTTATTGATCAGTTATTTATCGATAAACAGCAGCAAAATTGGCCAGTTATTTCACATCAAGTATCGTCAGCATTAGCGCATAAGTTAATTTCACCGACCTTAAAAGCAGTGTTGATTGCTTATGTAGCTAACGCCTGTGATTGTCAGGCAGATATTGTTTTTGTGCCAGAAAAAGCCATGTTAAGAATTGTTTGCGACGAAAATTACGCCATTATTTTTGATCCCGTCACCGGTGAATCGTTGAATTGGCACGAGTTAGATAGTCGTATGAATGAAATGTCTGGCGATCCGTTTGAAATAACCTTAGATACGATGAATCAAGAAAGCCTAGTGCTTGAGCATATCACTAGTCTAAAAACGGCATTTATACAAGAACAAGCATACGATAATGCGTTAAAATGTGTTGATATGCTACTGGCATTAAACCCCAATGATCCGTTTGAACGCCGTGACCGTGGCTTTTTATTACATCAGCTTGATTGTTTTAAAGTGGCTTATGATGACTATCAATATTTTGTTGAGCAATGCCCAAAAGATCCCGCAGCACAGTTATTAAAGTTACAATTAGATAAAATTTCAATTGCAGATACGGTATTACATTAATAAAAATTGAGTAAACGAAATACCACAAATAGTTTTAAAAATTATAAAAATAATAAATAAGTTTGAGAATTAAAAGGATAAATAATGCAAGATTCTGTTATGGCTAGCGTGCCATTGATCACTAACGATGCAACTGTACTCGGTATTTTAGCACTAATTTTAGGTTTAGTATTTTATACCTCTAATAGCAGTAATGCTGCCTGTCGTTCGTTTTATAAATATGTGCCTGCACTACTTATGTGTTACTTACTACCATCACTGTTAAACACTTTTGGTATTGTTAGTGCAGAAGTTAGCCACGTTGATGAAGTTGCAAAGTATTATTTGTTACCTGCCTGTTTGGTTTTATTAACCTTAAGTATTGACATCAAAGCGATTGCTGGGCTTGGTAGTAAAGCCGTTATTATGTTTTTAACCGGTACCGCGGGTGTTATCATCGGTGGGCCATTAGCGCTACTTATCGTTTCAGCTATTTGGCCTGAGTTAATTGGTGTCTCTGGTCCTGATGCCGTATGGCGTGGTATGGCCGCTCTTGCGGGGAGCTGGATTGGCGGTGGCGCTAATATGTTAGCGATGAAAGAAATCTATGGTGCTGATGGTAAAATATTTACCATCATGGTGACGGTTGATATTGTAGTGGCAAATATTTGGATGGCTGCTTTGCTTTATATGGCGGCAAATCATAAACGTATTGATGCCAAAAATGGTGCTGATACCACGAGTATCGATCGACTGGTTGAAAAGGTAGAAGCGGAAAGCCGCGCGAACTCAAAACAGCCTGAGCTAAAAGACTATATGCTTATTTTAGCTGTTGGCTTAGGTGCTGCAGGTATGGCACATTTAGCCGCTGATTATTTAGTACCATTCTTTCAAAATAACTATCCTGACTTAAAGAAATTTAGTTTACACAGCAAACTCTTTTGGATTATTGTGCTTGTTACTACTATAGGCTTAGCACTTTCTTTCACAAAAGTAAGAAAGCTAGAAGCGGTTGGTGCCTCTAAAGTGGGTAGTAGTTTCCTTTATGTGTTAGTAGCGACTATTGGTTTGCATATGGATATTACGCAAATTGTTGAAGCGCCTAAATATATGGTTATTGGTTTAATTTGGATGGCAGTACATGTCATCTTACTCTTTGCTGTTGGCAAATTTATCAAGGCGCCGGTATTTTATTTAGCAGTGGGCAGTAAAGCTAATATTGGTGGTGCAGCATCTGCTCCTGTTATTGCTTCAGCATTTCATCCGTCACTTGCTCCTGTTGGCGTTTTATTGGCGGTATTTGGTTATGCGCTTGGCACTTACATGGCATGGTTATGTGGGCAGTTATTGAGAATTGTAGGTAGCTAAAGCGATAACCTGGAAATACATTTGGAAATATTATGACAAAGCAATTAATTTCACTGGGCGATATTGAGATCGCAAACGATAAGCCTTTCGTACTGTTTGGTGGTATGAATGTACTGGAATCACGTGATCTAGCAATGACCATTGCAGAGCACTATGTTGAAGTGACACAAAAGCTCAATATTCCTTATGTATTTAAGGCCTCATTTGATAAAGCTAATCGCTCATCTGTTAGCTCCTATCGTGGTCCTGGCTTAGATGAAGGTTTAAAGATTTTTCAAGAAATAAAATCAACTTTTAATGTGCCGATCATTACCGATGTACATGAACCTTATCAAGCAGCTCCTGTTGCTGAAGTTGCTGATATTATTCAGTTACCTGCTTTTTTAGCCCGTCAAACTGATCTGGTTGTTGCCATGGCAAAAACCGGTGTAATTATTAACGTTAAAAAGCCACAGTTTCTTGCTGCTCATGAAATGCGCCATATCATCAATAAATTTGCTGAAGCAGGCAACGAAGACATCATTCTTTGTGAACGTGGTAGCTGTTTCGGCTACAACAATTTAATTGTTGATATGTTAGCGATGGATGAGATGAAAGACTATGCCCCGGTGATGTTTGATGCTACCCACGCATTACAACAACCGGGTGGTCGTGCTGACTCTGCTGATGGACGTCGCGCTAAAGCTGCGCAGTTAGCCCGTAGTGGTATGGCACTTGGCTTAGCAGGGTTATTTATTGAATCCCACCCCGATCCATTAACGGCGAAGTGTGATGGTCCTTGTGCACTACCACTAGATAAGCTTGAGCCTTACTTAGTGCAAATGAAAGCTATTGATGAGTTAGTTAAAGGTTTTGAGCCATTAATTACTGGGTAACATAAAAACGTGTTATATGATAACGGATTAATAAAAAGGCGCTAATTAGCGCCTTTTTTGTTATTACTATTTGTTTTAAATATCGGAAAACTAATACCAATTTTACTAAGCTCTGAGTGGGATCAAACTTAATAAACTTGGTATAACGGTTTAGATATCCATCATTAAATACAAACCTTTGAGAGATATTGAAAGTATTTGATAGAGCTAGAGAGGGGATTATGGTACATGCCGTATTGTTAATGAAACAATACGGCACATTATCGTTATTATTGTTTGTTTAAATGATGGAAGTCGATATCTTCGATATTTTTACCGGCGTTAGGATCGTTAAATACGGCTTCGTCAAACTGCTGTTCAGACTTACCAACAATCACGGTGACCATGCTATCACCAGTAACATTTACTGCTGTTCGGGTCATATCTAATAAACGGTCAACACCAATAATCAAGGCAATGCCCTCGACAGGTAAACCAACTTGTTCTAACACCATCGCTAACATTATTAAGCCAACACCCGGTACTCCGGCGGTGCCAATGGAAGCTAACGTTGCCGTAAGAATTACCATTAAATAATCAGCGAGTGTTAAGTCTTGACTAAATACTTGTGCGATAAAAACCGTAGCAACACCCTGCATTATTGCGGTTCCATCCATGTTGATGGTGGCACCTAATGGTACGGTAAATGAGGCGATAGAATTTTTCACCCCCATTTTTTTCGTCGTAGTTTCCATGGTGATAGGTAATGTTGCATTACTGCTTGAGGTTGAAAAAGCAAAAATGGCGGTATCACGCATTTTCTTTAAGAAGATTATTGGGTTTAAGCCGGTTAATAATTTAAGTAATACCGGGTAAGTAACAAAAGCATGTAGTAATAAGGCAAATACCACAACAAAAAAATATTTTAATAAATTGCCAAAAGTGCTGAGAGAAACGTCAGTAAATAAACCCGCTAATAAACAAAATACGCCATAAGGTGCAATGTTCATTAATATTGTTACAAGGCGCATAATAACTTCGCTTAAATCTTCGAATAATGAAGCAATACGCTCACCCGCTTTACCTGAAAGCGCGATAGCGATGCCAAACAATAAAGCGAAAATAATGACTTGTAGCATATTACCTTTAGCGAAAGCGGCAAATGGGTTACTTGGAAACATTTGAATAAGCACTTGTGCAAGTGACGGTGCTTCACGGCTAGTAAATGTAGTGCCGGCAACCATATCTACCCCTTCACCAGGGCTGATCAGTAAAGCCAGTGACATGGCAAAGCTAATGGCAATTGCGGTTGTTAATAGATATAACCCAATGGCTTTTCCGCCTATTCTGCCAAGCTTAGTGGTATCTTTTAACGAGCAGGTACCACAAATTAATGAAACAAAGACCAGAGGCACAACTAACATTTGTAAACTGGAGATAAATACTTGCCCACCAACCTCAAAAACACCATCAACTAAAAAACCACGTAATGAAAGGTCAAAGAGATATAAAGGAATGACGGCATCAGAGCCGTCGGGCATTAACCACTGTAAAATGGCACCAACGAGAATACCTGCAACCATACCGGTAACAATTCTGGTGGTTAAACTTGCTTGCTTTTTTTCAGTCATATTATTCTAGTTTTATTAAACGATGACTTATTATGTTGTTGCTAGGAGTATAAATCAAATGATTAAGGGCTTGGGATTGTTGATTTTAGAGATTATTTTACCAAGGTTTATTTTATAGTCAGGCAAGATTGATAATATGTCATGATTATATGTTAAATGAATACTATCGTTACTTAGCTTTAAACTGGGTTTTATTTTTCATTACGCTGGGTGATGTGATGGACGCTCCCAATTACGGCGTCAATGCGCCAAACTGGTTAAAAACAATCAGTTAATTTAAGGAACGTCCGTCATGAAAGTTAGCACAATATCAATTGATTTAGCAAAAAACGTTTTTCAACTCATGGGGTTTACTGAGGCTAATAAAGGCGTTTTTAATAAGCGCTTGAACCGCGCTCAACTGAAGCATTTTATGCAAATGCAACCCCCATGTCGTGTTGTGATGGAGGCCTGTTATTCTTCTCATTATTGGGGCCGGTTGTTTGAATCCATCGGTCACACTGTGCACTTAATTCCTGCGCAACACGTGACACCTTTTGTGCGAGGAAACAAGAATGACAGTAACGATACACTGGCCATATTCGAAGCAAGTAGGCGACCTTTCATTCGGTTTGTCCCCATCAAAACCCAAACTCAGCAAGAAACGTTAATGCTACATCGCTTGCGAGAAAGGTTACTTAAAACACGTACAGCGGTCACTAATCAA includes the following:
- a CDS encoding nitrate reductase, with the translated sequence MQAEQIIESTCAYCGVGCGIDITKQGEKAKKLQASADHPANFGRLCVKGSNLLNTISESGRLLVPEINGQQVPWSDAIEQVARGFADTIKKYGKNSVAFYVSGQLLTEDYYLANKLMKGYIGSGNIDTNSRLCMSSAVAAYKRSFGEDVVPCNYRDLETTELLLITGSNAAWTHPVLFQRIERARKINPNMKLVVIDPRATATSGAADYHLAIKPGTDAAFFNGLLSYLSQHGGVDQNYLADHTEGFDDALAQASLWPVERVARYCDIKQSQLVQVYQLFVDSYSAITLYSMGINQSSSGVDKCQSIINCHLASGKIAKPGCGPFSITGQPNAMGGREVGGLANQLTAHLDIDNKAHRDHVQSYWQSPTMVTSAGKSAVAMFDAIEQGEIKAVWIMATNPMVSLPERDKIKRALSQCPLVVVSDCVSDNDTLALADIKLPATPWLEKNGTVTNSERRISRQRSVQAPKGQARHDWQIIADVAKSMGFSGFDYQHVSDVFTEFAGLTAVNQQSNRIFDISGLASLSPEAYDKLRPMQWPINRDYPAGCSQVFENGCFATKSQKAQLFAVTPQFSALATDKDFPFSLNSGRLRDHWHSMTRTGLASELTQHTTKPYLYLNPRDLTALDVMENDIVAIHSVCSGNEPVLLQIQADEGIRDNECFMPIHWNEQFASHANASRLYPSIVDAISGQPESKQVPIAIKSTQFKQFIECHLDDALLAQVDVKSRLHNMDFWLKNKTNYGMQLSLANKAPITDLMLWCQQLISEKIDGKTATTKAAAPTLSLNLEWLSFGDAATQYIILLADKKLLFACYVSTQWPEFENAWFQHLFSKETLDFSDIQALLIGQASSEFSLGKQVCSCFNVAQNTIVDAIKAGATTVEQLGESLKCGTNCGSCKPELANMITQHSRHAGLEIATMLQ
- a CDS encoding ribose-phosphate pyrophosphokinase, yielding MPDMKIFAGNATPELAKQIANRLYITLGEAKIGSFSDGEISVEITENVRGADVFIIQSTCAPTNDNLMELIVMIDALRRASAGRITAVMPYFGYARQDRRVRSARVPITAKVVADFLSSVGVDRVLTVDLHAEQIQGFFDVPVDNVFGTPILLEDMLERNIENPVVVSPDIGGVVRARAVAKLLDDADLAIIDKRRPKANVAQVMHIIGDVKGRDCFIVDDMIDTGGTLAKAAEALKEHGAKRVFAYATHPVLSGNAAENLKNSVIDEVVVTDSIPLSDEIKALGKVRQLTLSGMLSEAIRRVCNEESISAMFDA
- the ispE gene encoding 4-(cytidine 5'-diphospho)-2-C-methyl-D-erythritol kinase, with translation MNKHVFHSFPSPAKLNLFLHIVGRMDNGYHQLETVFQFLDYHDTLDLKVTKDKTITLLTPIPGVENSDNLIVKAALLLQDHSQCQQGVEIKLEKLLPMGGGLGGGSSNAATILLALNALWQTQLTVVELAELGITLGADVPIFVHGFAAFAQGIGEQLTPASPKTYWYLVAKPNCSISTQNVFTAKDLTRDTPAIRYNDADIENYHNDCQTWVIKHYPEVAKLLAWLVEYAPSQMTGTGACIFSRFSSKQDACYVQSLLPNGIESFVAEGLNQSPLHAAIAAVNEN
- the lolB gene encoding lipoprotein insertase outer membrane protein LolB; the protein is MLSKSLIVLFFASILSACSSISDRPVENNKAKQDIDSRNKQISLLTRWTINGKIAFINNQARQSATLHWQKNEAKKTESLNLSTLFGIKVLELNQQQDNFTLEVDGEHYQTQDLDYLIYSLTGLDLPTRAMSHWLKGIAFLPTDQLTYHKTTQLPESLTSFYNNKEWLIKYSKYHHIGQYQLAKQLTITQGDLRIKIAIHSWKI